Proteins encoded in a region of the Zea mays cultivar B73 chromosome 4, Zm-B73-REFERENCE-NAM-5.0, whole genome shotgun sequence genome:
- the LOC103653602 gene encoding uncharacterized protein — MPMKKLIVIAQARMFSRSTSFPDNFLNAKYIPETSINIPSKEGPHRQLSPSNRIIRSTSGNDNVNSRSLFDNIQQKKLAAHGANAARRSFKDFLSTLTRTKESISRATRLAMECAKFGIAGEVMYDAFGVRLQAGKQAKVLNQIVYELPSEHPLAETRPLRELLGHTPPQVFAGEVLGFAVATFIAMIAGLGS, encoded by the exons ATGCCAATGAAAAAACTTATAGTTATTGCACAAGCTAGAATGTTTTCTCGATCAACTTCCTTTCCAGATAACTTCCTAAATGCCAAGTATATTCctgaaacatcaataaatataccTTCTAAGGAAGGTCCACATAGGCAGTTGTCACCCTCAAATCGGATAATCAGGTCTACTTCTGGAAATGATAATGTCAATTCTAGGAGTCTGTTTGATAATATTCAGCAGAAGAAATTAGCAGCGCATGGAGCCAATGCAGCGAGAAGGTCTTTCAAAGATTTCCTCAGTACATTAACAAGAACCAAAGAAAGTATATCGCGTGCGACACGTCTTGCTATGGAATGTGCTAAATTTGGCATTGCTGGTGAG GTGATGTATGATGCCTTTGGTGTTAGGctacaagcaggaaagcaagcaaAG GTCTTGAACCAGATTGTGTATGAGCTTCCATCAGAACATCCACTGGCTGAAACAAGACCGCTGCGAGAGCTACTAGGGCACACACCTCCACAG GTATTTGCTGGCGAAGTGCTTGGATTTGCAGTAGCCACATTTATAGCGATGATCGCTGGGCTTGGTAGTTGA